The sequence TCCCAGGGCGCCTTCTTGGGGTCCCCCACGAAGAACTGCTTGGTGACGTAGCTGTAGACGTGCGGCTGGCCCCAGTCCGTGTCGGGGCTGTCGTCGGCGCGGAACTTCATGAAGCAGTTGCCGGTGCTCGAGCAGGACATCAGGTCCTTGGTGTTGATGCCCTTGAACTCGTCGTGCTGGCCGGAGTGCGCACCGGAGGGCTCGTGGCTGCCGCCGTTCTCACTGCTCTCCACCAGGGCCTTGTACGTGCCCACGCCGAAGCCGTGGCGCCACTGCGAGATGAGCGTGCCGTGCTCGTCCGCGACGACGACCTTGCCCTCGTTGCCGGTGACCTGGCCGGGGCCGTGGATGTTGCTCTTGGTCTGGGCGACCTTGGCCGTGCCCTGGTGCCCCACGACCATGTGCGTGCCCTCCTGGGGGATGTCCTTGAGCAGGTCCTTGATGAAGTCGCTTTTGAAGTAGGTGGGCAGCCCGTTCATGATGACGGGCAGGCTGCGGTTGGCGGCCCAGCCGGGACGCGAGGCGTTGGAGATCTCCGTCATCACCTGGGCGCGCGCCTTGTTGCTGGAGCCGGAGCGCGAGCAGTTCATGCCGTCCACCGCGCAGTCGAACTCCTCCGCGTTGAGCCCGCCCACGGACGAGTTGAGCGCGCTGGCGCCGGGGACGTTCCAGTCGGTCAGCTGCGACAGGCTCGCGGACTGCCCGCTGCGCACGGCGTTGCGCGCCTTGTTGTGGGCGGACTTCTGCGACTCATGGATGTCGTTGGCCATCTTGTTCAAATCCTGGATGACCTTGTTGAACTTCTCCTCCACGTCCTTGACCTTGGAGTCGTAGTCGCTCGCCTTGGAGCTGTAGTCCATGGCGATCATCACCGCTTCCAGCGCGTCGAAGCAGTGCTGGAAGTTGTAGGGCGGGCACTGCGCCACCTCCAGGGCCGCGACGAGGAAGAAGCTCATCATGCCGGCGCGCATCATGTCGCCCGTGGCGCTGGCGGCGGCCATGTAGCCGTGCGCGGACGTCATGCCCACGTAGCTGGACGCGATGGCCCGGTTGCTGGCCGCGTAGTAGTTGAGCGCGCGCGCCTCCACGACGCCCATGGAGTAGGCGAGCGCGTCGCTGTGCTGCTGCAGGCTCATCTTCTCCCGCAGGGCGTGGCTCAGGTTGAAGCTCAGCGTCGACATCAGCGCGAGCAGGAGGAACGACAGACACGCGAGCACCAGGGCCTGGCCCCGGTGGCGGCGCTTGGGCCGGGAGGCGGACCTCACTCTTTGAACGGTTCGAACGGGAAGATGCATTTGTTCTTCTCCGGAAGTTCCTTCTGGGTGAGGTAGAGGTTGGAGTGCATCCGCATGATGTAGGTGGCGCGGATGGGCAGGATGTAGAGCTTCTTGTTCGCGGCGGCGTCGTACTTGGACATCTTGTTGACGATGAACTCGTCGCGGTCCGAGTCCTTGCCCAGGCGCAGCACGTACGGCAGGTCCCGGCCGCGCGCGATGTTGTAGATGACGACGTCCGCGAACGGGATGGGCAGGCGGTAGTTGAACGTCACCTGGACGCTCAGCTTGGTGCGCAGGCTGTCCGCCCAGCCCTGGTCTCCGGAGGCGACCTTCGGATCATCGAAGTCCATCTCCTTGTTGCCGTGGGAGCCGGAGCCCATGTTCCCCTTGATGGGGCCGCAGATGGTGACCTCCGCGAACTTCAGGCCGTCGGCGTCGCCCATCTCGTTCTTGCCGATGTCGCCGCCCTGGAACTTGGACTTGAAGTCGCTGGCGCTGGTGATGGGCTTGATGATCTCCGCGCCCCCGCTGGCGGCGGTGCTCACCATGGGCAGCAGCACCGCGAGGGCGGCCTTCTCCATGGTGGGGATGTCCGCGTTGTGCAGCGAGCCCGCGCGCACGGCCTTGTAGGCCGCGTACTTCGTGAGCAGCCGCGCCTGGTGCATCAGCCCCAGTTGCAGGATGCCCATCAGCATGAACACGAACAGGGGCAACACGATGGCCGTCTCCACCGCCGCCTGGCCTGACTCGTCGCTGCGCCGCATGCCTCGCCCCTGTACTGAAATACCCCAGGGTGGGAGTCTTCCCGACCCGTTGTGCTGTTACCATACCGCCCGGGGGTTCCCCGGGAATCGGCCAAGTGGCCGGGAATGCAGGCCCGGCCTCCAGGCTTGCGGACATTATCGGGCCGGCCGGAGCCCAGGGTGCTTGACGCTGTGCGTAGGCCATGGTTGGCACGCCCTTCGCGTTGAGCACAGGGAGACGAATCACATGAACTGGCATGTGGCGAAGCGAATGGGCGTAGTGCTGGCGGTGGCGGTGCTGGCGGCCTGCAGTGACGACGGCGACGGGGACGGCAAGCCGGATGGGGGGGGCGGCACCAACACCAGCAAGTCCCTGGGCCCGGGCCTGGGCTTTTCGAAGGAGGACCCGACGGGTCAGCCCTTCACGCTGCCGGCGGGGGTGACGCTGGAGACCCCCATCATCGCGTACTCGCCGGAGAACCCGGTGGACTGCGACGACAAGTACTCGGACGAGGCCAAGGGCACGGGCGAGGAGGTGCGGGTGTGCCTCATCTTCAAGAACACCACGAACGGGCCCATCAACGTGACGCTGCCGCCGGGGCTCGTCCTCGTGTCGACCAACGACGACGTGCAGAACGGCATCATCGTGCAGACGATCACCATCGAGGTGCCGCCGGGTGAGCGCTACTTCGCCCCGATGTTCGCCTACTGCGCCAACCAGGACCGCTCCACGACGGGCCTGGGCGACCGGTACGTGCTGGGGCCCTCCGTGCAGCAGAAGGACTTCCAGGACATGTTCGCGCTGCTGGCGGGCAAGCAGCTCACGCGTGAGAAGGCCGCTCGGGTCCAGAGCGTGGTCCACCACGTGTCCCAGGGCGAGGGGCTGTCCGCCGCCGACCGCGCCACCCTGCAGGGCCTGTAGCCCCGCGCCGCGGCCCTTCGTCCGGCGGGCTCACCTCCGCCGGGCGATCTCCTGGATGAGCGCCACGTAGCGGCGCTGCTGGGGGTTGAGCTTGAAGGCCTTGCGAAGGGCGTCCTCCGCGAGCGCCCACTGGCCCTCGCCGCGGGCCACGTCGCCCAGGAAGGCCCAGCCCTCCTCCAGGCCGGGCTCCTGGCGCACCAGCTCCTGGAGCTCCTGGAGCACCAGCCGGCCGTGCGCCTCCGGCTTCATGAGGTAGCGCGCCCAGGCACGGTGGACCTGGTGCAGGGGCCGGGGGTCGATGTCGCAGGCGTACTCGAAGTACTCGAAGGCGCCCGCGAAGTTGCGCGCCTCCAGGCGCCGCTTGCCCTCGTCGAACTGGGTGGTGGCGTCCAGCAGGTCCGTGCGGATGCGGAACTGCTCCGCGGTGGAGGGCCGGCCGGTGTTGTTGCGCGCCTTCTCCCGCGCGGCCTGCCGGCGCTTCTTCCACAGCGTGTTCTGCTCCGGCTCCGACAGCGCGCCGTACGCCCGCGCGTACGCGGCGAGCATCCCTTCCGCCTTCTCCTTCAGCTCCGCGGTGTGGAAGCGCAGCGGGGAGAAGCGGTCCGCGGCGGCGAGGAACGCCTTGCGCAGCGCCACCGGCTGCACGTCCTCCGGCACGTCCAGGAGCGCGAACGGATCCTGGCTGCGGTGGTTGAGGAACGCGCCCACCAGCGCGTTGCGCGCGGCCTCGTCCTCGTCAGAGAAGGGCGTGCCGGACGGCGCCTGGGCCGGCACGGGCACCGGCGTGATGACGGGCTCCGGCGCGTGCGCCGGGATGGGGACGGCGGGGGCCTTGCGGGCCAGCTCCTCGGTGCGCGCGTCCACGTCCTCCACGAAGCCCGCGACGCCCAGGAGGCACAGCGCGTAGAGCCGGCGCAGCACGGCGTCCATGTCGAAGCCGGTGCGCTCCAGCAGCTCGTTGAAGGTGGGCCGCTGGCGCAGGGCCTGGAACAGGCGCGCATCCTTGGAGGACAGCTTGGGCGCGGACTCCACGCCGGGCATCTGTCCGAAGCGGCGCTCGTCGGTGAAGGTGAAGTGCGTGGCGACGGTGTCGAAGGGCAGCTGC comes from Corallococcus macrosporus and encodes:
- a CDS encoding DUF4388 domain-containing protein, with the protein product MFPPPSQVLRQREGMLADTPFPLLLHALMVEERTCTLELKVRQREKRITFEDGAPVACNSNLLHETLGKYLVEKGRLSEADYQKALAESVSSGLQLGALLVQKGLISPFDLYKQLQANLAHKLLDCFRWTDAKYRLIADVESPDATVRANTAQLILTGVSTQLPFDTVATHFTFTDERRFGQMPGVESAPKLSSKDARLFQALRQRPTFNELLERTGFDMDAVLRRLYALCLLGVAGFVEDVDARTEELARKAPAVPIPAHAPEPVITPVPVPAQAPSGTPFSDEDEAARNALVGAFLNHRSQDPFALLDVPEDVQPVALRKAFLAAADRFSPLRFHTAELKEKAEGMLAAYARAYGALSEPEQNTLWKKRRQAAREKARNNTGRPSTAEQFRIRTDLLDATTQFDEGKRRLEARNFAGAFEYFEYACDIDPRPLHQVHRAWARYLMKPEAHGRLVLQELQELVRQEPGLEEGWAFLGDVARGEGQWALAEDALRKAFKLNPQQRRYVALIQEIARRR
- a CDS encoding TadE/TadG family type IV pilus assembly protein, coding for MRRSDESGQAAVETAIVLPLFVFMLMGILQLGLMHQARLLTKYAAYKAVRAGSLHNADIPTMEKAALAVLLPMVSTAASGGAEIIKPITSASDFKSKFQGGDIGKNEMGDADGLKFAEVTICGPIKGNMGSGSHGNKEMDFDDPKVASGDQGWADSLRTKLSVQVTFNYRLPIPFADVVIYNIARGRDLPYVLRLGKDSDRDEFIVNKMSKYDAAANKKLYILPIRATYIMRMHSNLYLTQKELPEKNKCIFPFEPFKE